The proteins below come from a single Streptomyces sp. B3I8 genomic window:
- the vioD gene encoding capreomycidine synthase: MLEEWYRRHLDRAERDISSSGVLPYTYAEMRRLTGLGATDLDDLLVDDSTSQGSPELRQAIADRYLSGRAERVMVTHGSSEAIALTLATLLQPGDLVVLPDMLYHALVHYPELAGCRLRLLPLDHFTAAGTDPGAMDRAIPPDTRAVIVNFPHNPTGTTLTPAAYRRLIDRVREVGAVLVWDAATAEISWSGPVLPDPGLEHPDTISYGTLSKAFGLPGLRVGWCTAPPELIERSFALRDRSTLFLSPIVETIATAAMRSADALVEPRRDRARANLAVLERWVAEHEGLVTWKPPQGGVCCLLELSGVTDSERFCLDLLEQDGTLLVPGTAFGREGTVRLGFGGGEKDFTDGLMSLSQLLRAGGGPRR, from the coding sequence TGGTACCGGCGTCACCTCGACCGAGCGGAACGGGACATCAGTTCCAGCGGAGTGCTTCCCTATACGTACGCCGAGATGCGTCGGCTGACCGGTCTCGGTGCGACAGACCTCGACGACCTCCTGGTCGACGACAGCACCTCTCAGGGATCGCCCGAACTGCGCCAGGCCATCGCCGACCGTTATCTGTCGGGCCGGGCCGAACGGGTCATGGTCACCCATGGCTCGAGTGAGGCGATCGCCCTCACGCTGGCGACACTCTTACAGCCGGGTGACCTCGTGGTACTGCCGGACATGCTGTACCACGCACTGGTCCACTATCCCGAACTGGCCGGCTGCCGGCTGCGCCTCCTGCCTCTGGACCACTTCACCGCTGCCGGAACCGACCCCGGGGCCATGGACCGGGCGATCCCGCCGGACACCCGGGCCGTCATCGTCAACTTCCCGCACAATCCCACCGGTACAACGCTGACTCCGGCCGCGTACCGACGGCTCATCGACCGGGTGCGGGAGGTGGGAGCGGTCCTGGTGTGGGACGCGGCGACCGCGGAGATCTCCTGGAGCGGCCCGGTCCTGCCGGACCCAGGTCTGGAACATCCGGACACCATCAGCTACGGCACGCTCTCCAAAGCCTTCGGGCTGCCGGGGCTACGGGTGGGATGGTGCACCGCCCCTCCCGAACTGATCGAGCGCAGTTTCGCCCTGCGTGACCGCAGCACCCTGTTCCTGTCCCCGATCGTGGAGACGATCGCCACGGCGGCGATGCGCTCGGCGGACGCCCTCGTCGAGCCGAGGCGGGACCGCGCTCGTGCCAACCTCGCCGTACTGGAGCGATGGGTCGCGGAACACGAAGGGCTGGTGACCTGGAAGCCGCCGCAGGGAGGGGTCTGCTGCCTGCTGGAACTCTCCGGCGTCACGGACTCGGAGCGGTTCTGCCTCGACCTCCTGGAGCAGGACGGGACGTTGCTGGTACCCGGTACCGCGTTCGGGCGTGAGGGCACCGTCCGGCTCGGCTTCGGCGGTGGCGAGAAGGACTTCACCGACGGGCTGATGTCTCTTTCCCAGCTGCTGCGAGCCGGAGGAGGACCGCGTCGATGA